One genomic segment of Deltaproteobacteria bacterium includes these proteins:
- a CDS encoding DUF1499 domain-containing protein produces MLSNCSGTKPEDLGCTEGRLSPCPDSPNCVSSQSSDKSHYVKPLTYRGTLTEARKAILSVIGEWPNSEMVKVTGHYVHAKFTSRFFRFVDDVEFYIDDELRIIHVRSSSRVGHFDFGVNRRRIERIRVKFAVLTTSESAL; encoded by the coding sequence ATGTTGTCAAACTGCTCAGGAACTAAACCAGAAGATTTGGGGTGCACTGAAGGCAGACTATCGCCTTGTCCAGACTCACCGAATTGCGTCTCTTCACAGAGTTCAGACAAATCCCATTACGTAAAGCCTCTCACCTACAGGGGCACTTTGACAGAGGCGAGGAAGGCTATTCTGTCGGTGATTGGTGAATGGCCTAACAGTGAGATGGTCAAGGTGACGGGTCATTATGTCCATGCCAAGTTCACCTCCAGATTCTTTCGATTTGTGGATGACGTTGAGTTTTATATTGATGATGAGCTCAGAATCATCCATGTCAGATCATCATCGCGCGTGGGCCATTTTGATTTTGGGGTAAACAGAAGAAGAATTGAGCGAATTCGAGTCAAGTTTGCCGTACTGACAACCTCAGAAAGCGCTTTATGA
- a CDS encoding pyridoxamine 5'-phosphate oxidase family protein: protein MDLKNYFENTEGIGVLASADAEGRVDAAIYSRPHVMDSDTVAFIMRDRLTHHNLQSNPHSAYLFMEAGEKHVGKRLFLTKIREEQNTELAYKLRRRKYSEDKQEPLFLAFFRIDKILPLIGPREDD from the coding sequence ATGGATCTCAAGAATTACTTCGAAAATACGGAGGGCATCGGCGTGCTGGCCTCTGCGGACGCTGAGGGTAGGGTGGACGCTGCTATATATTCAAGGCCTCACGTCATGGATTCGGATACGGTGGCATTCATTATGCGGGATCGTCTGACCCATCACAACCTACAGTCCAATCCCCATTCGGCCTACCTTTTTATGGAAGCGGGAGAAAAGCATGTTGGCAAGCGACTATTCCTAACCAAAATTCGCGAAGAGCAGAACACCGAGCTGGCCTATAAACTTCGGAGGAGGAAATACTCGGAGGACAAGCAAGAACCGCTCTTCCTGGCCTTCTTCCGTATTGATAAGATCCTGCCGCTGATTGGTCCCCGAGAGGATGACTAG
- a CDS encoding dioxygenase, protein MTPSVFVSHGMPAIVVQPGPTHHFFRALGQTLDRPKAVVCVSAHWEAVRPMLTATAMPETIHDFSGPQTLFEKDYPAPGDPDLVQEALKLLSHAGIDAGTDPSRGLDHGAWVPLMLMYPEATIPVVQLSIQTELNAKHHVALGSALRPLRGDGVLILGSGGATHNLPEIHKYGSDSPATDYALAFDTWLQEAITQGREEALLNYKEEGPSASRNHPYPAEHFMPLFVPLGAAGPGARGRLLHKAFMYGVLSMAAYIWD, encoded by the coding sequence ATGACTCCAAGCGTTTTTGTCTCCCATGGCATGCCTGCCATTGTCGTGCAGCCGGGACCAACGCACCATTTCTTTCGGGCTCTTGGACAGACCCTTGATCGCCCTAAGGCCGTCGTCTGTGTCTCCGCCCATTGGGAAGCTGTGCGTCCCATGTTGACAGCCACGGCCATGCCCGAGACGATACATGATTTCTCCGGGCCCCAGACCCTCTTCGAAAAGGATTATCCAGCGCCTGGCGACCCGGACCTCGTCCAAGAAGCACTAAAATTGTTGAGCCATGCGGGGATTGATGCCGGCACCGATCCCTCCCGAGGCCTTGACCATGGGGCCTGGGTTCCCCTCATGTTGATGTATCCAGAAGCCACAATCCCAGTGGTGCAGCTTTCGATTCAGACGGAGTTGAATGCGAAGCATCATGTTGCTTTGGGCAGTGCGTTGCGGCCTCTGAGAGGAGATGGCGTTTTGATCCTCGGAAGCGGTGGTGCAACCCACAACCTCCCAGAGATTCATAAGTACGGTTCTGATTCTCCGGCGACAGACTACGCTTTGGCATTCGATACGTGGCTGCAAGAGGCCATAACTCAAGGCCGGGAGGAGGCCCTTCTCAACTACAAAGAAGAGGGACCATCTGCGTCAAGGAATCACCCGTATCCTGCCGAACACTTTATGCCCCTCTTTGTTCCTTTAGGGGCGGCAGGCCCGGGGGCAAGAGGTCGTTTGCTCCACAAGGCATTTATGTATGGCGTCTTGTCCATGGCCGCTTATATCTGGGATTGA